In one Neobacillus sp. CF12 genomic region, the following are encoded:
- a CDS encoding NRDE family protein, with amino-acid sequence MCLILFAYKVHPKYKLMVAANRDEFYQRPTAPVHYWEDDPEILAGRDLEKLGTWMGVTKTGRFAALTNYRDPKEVTQGKRSRGELVANALQYKGDIKEYMQSLVRNNDTYPGYNLLAGDSDELYYYSNVKKELITVTPGIYGVSNHLLNTTWPKVQTGKEGLAAILDSNQEDLVEPLLTLLQKADQAPDEELPQTGVSLDLERLLSPMFIKSDNYGTRSSTVLLMNEQEIHYVERVFTFNEINTQKYTIEMK; translated from the coding sequence ATGTGTTTAATCTTATTTGCTTATAAGGTACATCCAAAATACAAGTTAATGGTTGCAGCAAATCGAGATGAGTTTTATCAAAGACCGACTGCACCTGTTCATTATTGGGAAGATGATCCTGAAATTCTCGCGGGACGAGATTTGGAAAAATTGGGGACATGGATGGGTGTTACCAAAACAGGACGATTTGCTGCTTTGACCAATTATCGGGATCCAAAAGAAGTTACACAAGGGAAACGATCAAGAGGGGAACTTGTGGCAAACGCCTTGCAATACAAAGGCGATATAAAAGAGTATATGCAGAGTCTAGTAAGAAATAATGACACCTATCCTGGATACAACTTGCTAGCGGGCGATAGTGATGAACTATACTATTATTCCAATGTTAAAAAAGAATTAATAACAGTAACTCCGGGCATCTATGGTGTCAGCAATCATTTACTAAATACAACATGGCCGAAAGTACAAACTGGCAAGGAAGGATTAGCTGCCATTTTGGATAGTAATCAGGAGGATTTAGTAGAACCTCTTTTAACACTTCTTCAAAAAGCAGATCAGGCTCCTGATGAAGAACTACCTCAAACGGGTGTTTCTTTAGATTTGGAAAGATTGCTTTCACCAATGTTTATCAAGAGTGACAACTATGGAACAAGGAGTTCGACTGTTTTACTTATGAATGAACAAGAAATTCACTATGTGGAACGAGTTTTCACTTTTAACGAGATAAATACACAAAAATACACAATTGAGATGAAATAA
- a CDS encoding LacI family DNA-binding transcriptional regulator gives MANIKDIAKMAGVSVTTVSRVLNNHPYVSEEKKNAVKRAIEKSNYQQNINAVHLSKGKTFLIGVVVPFTNHPYFALLVEGIANEAVKNNYNLVLIQTNYELQRELEALMMLKHKQIDGLIICSRNCEWDLIEEFNSYGPIILCEDTRGKQISSTYIDHYKVFFKALEYLHAKGHHKIGYCIGRNSGSNSQQRELAYKDFLMKNNKPYEHNYIFYDCYHFEDGDRVVQLLKNMKNPPSALLVTSDQVAAGILICCKEQNIVVPENLALIGFDNQPIAKIMNITTLEIPLIEVGKKLFLQALDNSINSQDEVSVRLIERLTV, from the coding sequence ATGGCCAATATTAAGGATATAGCAAAGATGGCTGGAGTTTCGGTAACAACAGTCTCTCGTGTATTAAATAATCACCCCTATGTTAGTGAGGAAAAAAAGAATGCAGTTAAAAGAGCAATCGAAAAGAGTAATTACCAGCAAAATATTAATGCTGTTCATTTAAGTAAAGGTAAAACATTCCTTATAGGGGTTGTTGTCCCGTTTACAAATCATCCCTACTTTGCCTTATTAGTCGAAGGAATTGCTAATGAAGCTGTAAAAAATAATTATAATTTAGTTCTAATCCAAACTAATTACGAGTTACAAAGAGAACTTGAAGCTTTAATGATGTTAAAACATAAGCAGATAGATGGATTAATAATTTGTTCAAGAAATTGCGAATGGGATCTGATAGAAGAGTTTAACTCCTATGGCCCAATTATTTTATGTGAAGACACACGTGGTAAACAAATTTCATCCACCTATATTGACCATTACAAAGTCTTTTTTAAAGCTTTGGAGTATTTACACGCTAAAGGTCATCATAAAATTGGTTATTGTATTGGGAGAAATTCAGGTTCTAATAGTCAGCAAAGAGAGTTGGCTTACAAAGATTTTCTAATGAAAAACAATAAACCATATGAACATAATTATATATTCTATGATTGCTATCATTTCGAAGACGGTGATCGGGTAGTTCAGTTGCTAAAAAACATGAAGAATCCACCTTCCGCCTTATTGGTAACCAGTGACCAAGTTGCGGCTGGAATATTAATCTGCTGTAAGGAACAAAACATTGTCGTGCCTGAGAACCTAGCCTTAATTGGTTTCGATAATCAACCAATTGCCAAAATAATGAACATTACTACACTTGAAATTCCATTAATTGAAGTGGGAAAAAAGCTGTTTCTTCAAGCCCTTGATAATTCAATAAATTCTCAGGATGAGGTCTCTGTTAGATTAATCGAACGGCTGACTGTTTAG
- a CDS encoding Cof-type HAD-IIB family hydrolase, which translates to MEKPIVFFDIDGTLLNEEKNIPESTKTAVHSLQAKGIHTVIATGRVPSMFYWIRKELNIESYVCMNGQYVVFEGREIYSNPMDRNLLQRISTMTTNNGHALAYCSVDEIKVSERKHPFIEASFDSLMMAYPEVDQEFFKQNDIYQGHLYCDLKYEQLYLNSFPDFNFVKWHDYAYDILPKGASKAVGIKKLLGALVIKNSNCFAFGDGLNDLEMLAAVGTGIAMGNAVPEAKAAADIITTSSSENGIFNGLKQVGLL; encoded by the coding sequence ATGGAAAAACCAATCGTATTTTTTGATATCGATGGCACCCTGTTAAATGAGGAAAAGAATATTCCAGAATCTACGAAAACTGCTGTTCATTCCCTTCAAGCTAAAGGAATTCATACTGTTATTGCCACTGGTCGTGTACCAAGTATGTTTTATTGGATCCGCAAGGAATTAAATATTGAATCCTATGTTTGTATGAATGGACAATATGTAGTATTTGAAGGACGTGAAATTTACTCGAATCCTATGGATCGCAATTTGCTGCAAAGGATTTCTACTATGACAACTAATAATGGTCATGCTCTAGCTTATTGCAGTGTTGATGAAATAAAGGTAAGTGAAAGAAAGCATCCGTTTATAGAGGCTAGTTTTGATTCATTAATGATGGCTTATCCAGAAGTAGATCAGGAGTTTTTTAAACAAAACGATATTTATCAAGGACATCTATACTGTGACCTTAAGTACGAACAATTATATTTGAACAGCTTTCCTGATTTCAACTTTGTAAAATGGCATGACTATGCTTACGATATACTTCCGAAAGGAGCGTCCAAGGCAGTTGGAATAAAGAAACTTCTTGGAGCACTAGTTATAAAGAATTCGAATTGCTTTGCATTCGGAGACGGATTAAATGACCTTGAAATGCTTGCTGCTGTTGGAACTGGAATTGCTATGGGAAATGCAGTTCCAGAAGCAAAGGCAGCAGCAGACATTATTACAACTTCATCTTCTGAAAATGGAATTTTCAATGGTCTTAAGCAGGTTGGACTTTTGTAA
- the mglC gene encoding galactose/methyl galactoside ABC transporter permease MglC, with amino-acid sequence MNTQATKKSNVVKWLFDNVIYVFLILLVIGIVIASPDFLSMTNLINILSQSSSRIIIALGIAGILILGGTDLSAGRMVGLAAVVSASLLQAGDYAYKMYPNLPELPLFVPIIIAMLVTGLFGSLNGFIVSKFHVPPFIATLGMMIGVYGITSIYFDRPPYGAQPIGGLSESFTTFAQKGIKLGQYEFPYLILYAIAFSIIIWVVWNKTQLGKNMYAIGGNAEAAKVSGVNVAKNIIIIYMIAGLLYGFSGTLEAGRVGSATNNTGNMYELDAIAACVVGGVSLSGGIGTVPGVITGVLIFQVINYGLAFLGVSPYIQFIVKGAIIIVAVAFDMRKHAKKK; translated from the coding sequence ATGAATACTCAGGCTACAAAAAAGTCGAATGTTGTAAAATGGCTGTTTGATAATGTTATTTATGTATTTTTAATTCTACTAGTTATTGGGATTGTGATTGCGTCTCCTGACTTTTTATCCATGACCAACTTGATTAATATCCTAAGTCAGTCATCGTCCAGGATTATTATCGCACTTGGGATTGCCGGTATCCTGATATTGGGAGGGACAGACTTATCTGCAGGGCGGATGGTCGGACTTGCAGCAGTAGTCTCCGCTTCTTTGCTTCAAGCAGGTGATTATGCTTATAAAATGTATCCTAACTTACCGGAATTACCTTTATTTGTTCCGATTATTATTGCCATGCTGGTAACGGGTTTATTTGGATCATTAAATGGATTTATTGTTTCTAAGTTTCATGTACCGCCGTTTATTGCAACCTTAGGTATGATGATTGGAGTATATGGAATCACTTCTATTTACTTTGACCGTCCGCCTTACGGTGCGCAGCCTATTGGTGGATTAAGTGAGAGCTTTACTACCTTTGCTCAAAAGGGAATAAAACTAGGGCAGTATGAATTCCCATACTTAATTTTATATGCCATTGCTTTTTCAATCATTATTTGGGTGGTTTGGAATAAAACACAACTTGGTAAAAATATGTACGCAATCGGCGGAAATGCCGAAGCAGCAAAGGTTTCTGGTGTTAACGTTGCTAAAAATATTATCATCATTTATATGATTGCTGGTCTTTTATATGGTTTCTCAGGTACGTTAGAAGCGGGTCGTGTGGGTAGTGCAACCAACAATACTGGTAATATGTACGAGTTAGATGCAATTGCGGCCTGTGTTGTCGGTGGAGTATCACTATCAGGAGGAATTGGAACGGTACCGGGAGTTATTACAGGGGTTCTAATTTTTCAGGTAATCAACTATGGTTTAGCTTTCCTAGGTGTAAGTCCATACATCCAATTCATTGTAAAAGGCGCGATTATTATTGTGGCAGTTGCCTTCGATATGCGGAAACATGCGAAGAAAAAATAA
- the mglA gene encoding galactose/methyl galactoside ABC transporter ATP-binding protein MglA: protein MSEANSANLLEMINLTKRFPGVIALNSVSLKVKAGSVHALMGENGAGKSTLMKCLFGIYSMDEGKILLDGKEVSFANSKQALENGVSMVHQELNQVRQQNVMDNIWLGRYPKRGIFIDEKKMYEETSAIFKSLDINIDPRSKVSTLSVSEMQMVEIAKAVSYHSKLIVMDEPTSSLTEKEVNHLFTIIKKLQKENVAIIYISHKMEEILKISDEVTIMRDGQYIATKSAKELTTDEIIKLMVGRDLSQRFPQKVNQPGEVTLKVKDLTAETEGSFTNINFELRKGEILGVAGLVGSKRTEVMEALFGIRGLKSGSIELNGKVVNNHSPQHAIKNGFALVTEERRTTGIYPQLSISFNSIIANLPQYRKGLFLSESKVHDDTKWVIDSMKVKTPSQKTPIGSLSGGNQQKVIIGRWLLTKPDILLLDEPTRGIDVGAKFEIYQLINELAAQGKGIIMISSEMPELLGVTDRILVMSNGRAAGIVETKTTTQEEIMRLAALY from the coding sequence ATGTCAGAAGCAAATTCAGCCAATTTACTAGAAATGATTAATTTAACAAAAAGATTTCCTGGTGTAATCGCTCTTAATAGCGTTTCCCTAAAAGTGAAGGCAGGGTCCGTACATGCCTTAATGGGTGAGAATGGTGCTGGAAAATCAACCTTAATGAAGTGCTTATTCGGAATTTATTCAATGGATGAAGGGAAAATCCTGTTGGATGGGAAAGAGGTTTCGTTCGCGAATTCGAAGCAAGCGCTTGAAAACGGAGTTTCAATGGTCCACCAGGAACTGAACCAAGTCCGACAGCAAAATGTAATGGATAATATTTGGCTGGGAAGATATCCGAAAAGGGGCATCTTTATTGATGAAAAGAAGATGTATGAGGAAACCTCGGCAATTTTTAAGAGTTTGGATATCAATATTGACCCACGCAGCAAGGTAAGCACCCTATCTGTCTCAGAAATGCAGATGGTGGAAATTGCAAAAGCTGTTTCTTATCATTCAAAACTGATTGTAATGGATGAGCCAACTTCCTCCCTTACAGAAAAAGAAGTTAATCATTTATTTACCATCATAAAGAAGCTTCAAAAGGAAAACGTAGCGATCATCTATATTTCACACAAGATGGAAGAAATCTTAAAAATCTCTGACGAAGTGACGATTATGCGTGACGGCCAGTATATTGCGACGAAAAGCGCGAAAGAGTTAACCACGGACGAAATCATTAAGCTAATGGTTGGCCGTGATTTATCACAGCGGTTCCCGCAAAAAGTCAATCAACCTGGAGAGGTAACCCTTAAGGTAAAGGATTTAACTGCCGAAACAGAAGGTTCTTTTACCAATATCAACTTTGAGTTAAGAAAAGGGGAAATATTGGGGGTTGCCGGTTTGGTCGGATCCAAACGGACTGAAGTAATGGAAGCTCTATTCGGTATTAGAGGGCTCAAATCAGGAAGCATTGAACTAAATGGAAAAGTGGTCAATAATCATTCACCACAGCATGCGATTAAAAATGGTTTTGCGTTAGTGACCGAAGAAAGAAGAACAACGGGCATTTATCCCCAACTCAGCATTAGCTTTAACTCAATTATTGCTAACCTGCCGCAGTACCGAAAAGGATTGTTTCTATCAGAAAGCAAAGTTCATGATGATACAAAATGGGTGATAGATTCAATGAAGGTCAAAACGCCTTCGCAAAAAACACCAATTGGAAGTTTATCGGGTGGTAATCAGCAGAAGGTTATTATTGGCCGCTGGCTGCTCACGAAACCGGATATATTATTGCTGGATGAGCCAACAAGGGGAATTGATGTCGGAGCAAAATTTGAAATTTATCAACTTATTAACGAATTAGCTGCCCAAGGAAAAGGAATTATTATGATTTCTTCAGAAATGCCTGAACTTTTAGGGGTAACAGATAGAATCTTAGTAATGAGTAATGGAAGAGCAGCCGGAATCGTAGAAACAAAAACAACCACGCAAGAAGAAATTATGCGACTGGCTGCGTTGTATTAG
- the mglB gene encoding galactose/glucose ABC transporter substrate-binding protein MglB, translated as MFKKKKGLILSLTVASSILLATGCGGTEKSSTDSGKGKDGDLPAVGATIYKFDDNFMSYVRRAMETAADGKVNLMLNDSQNDQAKQVEQVDTLIAKGAKSLAINLVDPKAAQTIIDKAKVKDIPVIFFNKEPDASVLAGYEKAYYVGTTSSESGVIQGELIAKAWEANKAKWDKNGDGKIQYVLLKGEPGHPDAEARTKFVIDTVKEKGIEVDELALDTGMWDAMKATEKMDAWIAKYNEDIEFVIANNDGMALGAIASLEKAGYFSGDKFMPVVGVDAIPEALEMIEKGKMVGTVLNDAKNQGAATVQLAANAANGKDVLEGTEWKLDDKKAVRVPYVEITKDNIQVGKDAYK; from the coding sequence ATGTTTAAAAAGAAAAAAGGGTTAATTTTATCATTAACAGTTGCGTCTAGCATTCTATTAGCAACTGGCTGCGGCGGTACAGAAAAAAGTTCCACAGATTCTGGAAAAGGCAAGGACGGCGACCTTCCAGCAGTAGGTGCAACGATTTACAAATTCGATGACAACTTCATGTCCTATGTTCGTCGTGCAATGGAGACGGCAGCAGATGGAAAAGTTAATTTAATGTTAAATGACTCACAAAATGACCAAGCGAAGCAGGTAGAACAAGTAGATACACTTATTGCAAAAGGAGCAAAATCTCTAGCTATTAATCTAGTAGATCCAAAGGCAGCACAAACTATTATTGATAAAGCAAAAGTGAAGGATATTCCAGTTATCTTCTTTAACAAAGAGCCAGATGCAAGTGTATTGGCGGGCTATGAAAAAGCTTATTATGTCGGAACTACTTCTTCTGAATCAGGTGTGATTCAAGGTGAATTAATTGCTAAGGCCTGGGAAGCAAATAAAGCTAAATGGGATAAAAATGGTGATGGCAAGATTCAATACGTTCTCTTAAAAGGTGAACCAGGACATCCTGATGCAGAAGCCCGTACAAAGTTTGTTATTGATACAGTTAAGGAAAAAGGAATTGAAGTAGACGAATTAGCTTTAGATACAGGCATGTGGGATGCAATGAAAGCAACTGAAAAAATGGATGCTTGGATTGCAAAATACAATGAAGATATCGAATTTGTTATTGCAAATAACGACGGTATGGCGTTAGGTGCGATTGCTTCTCTTGAAAAAGCAGGTTACTTCTCAGGTGATAAGTTTATGCCAGTTGTAGGTGTAGATGCGATCCCAGAAGCACTTGAAATGATTGAAAAAGGAAAAATGGTTGGAACCGTCCTAAATGATGCGAAAAACCAAGGTGCAGCAACTGTTCAACTTGCAGCTAATGCTGCAAACGGTAAGGACGTTTTAGAAGGAACAGAGTGGAAGTTAGATGATAAAAAAGCAGTACGTGTACCTTACGTTGAAATCACAAAGGACAATATCCAAGTTGGTAAAGACGCTTATAAGTAA
- a CDS encoding response regulator, translating into MLKILIVDDEVLERKALTKIINNSSENVMVIGEAPNGRKAIEMAREHKPDIIFMDIKMPGIDGVQAVKEIKSTDPGIRFIMVSAFNTFEYAKEVMQQGVKEYILKPSRIQDILESLQRVSAEIFEERKSMKEQQNLRENLDRAVSIAQKEWVSSLILNQVQDISFDHWGQLLGVEITSGYIMLFSLLPKEKGDLGLHEKQNFYLWLKDVMKTVVKKEEVMIGPMTDSQVPVLFLCKQMPDKVQFKTSAQAAIESLFSSFQKNQINADLRVGIGLPYSQGQELNKSYHEAVVALQQLLKTPNRKYLFSGKQGATELPSVSDVLEIEKKLLDGVRQGDLNQVMFIFDSFVNKLIANKGLRASAVKKSLDELFILLSRMLHDLGIQFEASLTIDEAEDSNGILEQGKSNLLKVVQHVQLWRNSHAKGMLHKAKEYIENHYADCITLEHVADYVELSPFYLSKLFKDRFGMTFIDYVTEIRIKQAKLEMVDSSKSLKEICYSVGYKDPNYFSRVFKKQTGLSPTEFRRETVS; encoded by the coding sequence TTGTTGAAGATTCTTATTGTGGATGATGAGGTGCTAGAGAGAAAAGCATTGACGAAGATCATAAACAACTCTTCAGAGAACGTAATGGTAATTGGTGAAGCACCTAACGGCAGAAAGGCGATTGAAATGGCTAGAGAACATAAGCCGGATATCATCTTTATGGACATAAAAATGCCAGGAATAGATGGTGTTCAAGCCGTAAAGGAAATCAAAAGTACTGATCCGGGCATCCGATTTATCATGGTTTCAGCCTTTAATACGTTTGAATATGCCAAAGAGGTTATGCAGCAGGGTGTCAAAGAATACATCTTAAAACCTAGTAGAATACAAGACATTCTTGAGAGTTTACAACGTGTTTCTGCTGAAATTTTTGAAGAGCGCAAGTCTATGAAAGAACAGCAAAATTTGCGTGAGAACCTTGACCGGGCTGTTTCCATTGCTCAGAAAGAGTGGGTATCTTCGCTGATTTTAAACCAAGTCCAAGACATATCTTTTGATCATTGGGGTCAACTGTTAGGTGTTGAAATTACCTCTGGCTATATTATGCTGTTCTCTCTCCTGCCTAAGGAAAAAGGTGACCTTGGACTACATGAAAAACAAAACTTTTATTTATGGTTAAAGGATGTAATGAAAACAGTAGTAAAAAAGGAAGAAGTCATGATAGGACCGATGACAGACTCTCAAGTACCTGTTTTATTTCTTTGTAAACAAATGCCTGATAAAGTCCAGTTTAAAACAAGTGCACAGGCAGCCATTGAGAGTCTATTTAGCTCTTTCCAAAAAAATCAAATAAATGCAGATTTAAGAGTTGGGATAGGTCTTCCCTACAGTCAAGGCCAAGAACTTAACAAATCTTATCATGAGGCGGTAGTAGCCTTACAGCAGCTATTAAAAACGCCAAATCGAAAATATTTATTTAGCGGGAAACAAGGAGCAACTGAACTGCCTTCTGTTTCGGATGTGTTGGAGATTGAGAAAAAATTGCTGGATGGGGTCCGTCAGGGTGATTTAAATCAAGTAATGTTTATATTTGATTCGTTCGTAAACAAGCTTATCGCAAACAAAGGATTAAGAGCGTCTGCAGTGAAAAAGTCACTTGATGAGTTGTTTATTCTTCTTTCCCGCATGCTGCATGATTTAGGGATACAGTTTGAAGCATCCTTGACGATTGATGAGGCAGAGGATAGTAACGGAATTTTAGAACAGGGAAAATCGAATTTATTGAAAGTCGTCCAGCATGTTCAGTTGTGGAGAAACAGCCATGCCAAGGGAATGCTACATAAAGCAAAGGAATATATAGAGAATCATTATGCGGATTGTATTACATTGGAACATGTAGCAGATTATGTGGAACTCAGTCCTTTTTATTTAAGTAAATTATTTAAAGACCGTTTTGGGATGACCTTTATTGATTACGTAACGGAAATAAGGATTAAGCAGGCAAAACTAGAAATGGTTGACTCTTCAAAGAGCTTGAAGGAAATATGCTATTCTGTCGGCTATAAGGATCCGAATTACTTTAGTCGTGTGTTTAAAAAACAAACAGGTTTATCGCCTACCGAGTTTCGCAGGGAAACGGTAAGTTAA